The proteins below come from a single Zhouia spongiae genomic window:
- a CDS encoding TonB-dependent receptor produces the protein MRKIFFLLIICVGNHLLAQEYTLSGTIKDAENGETLLGANLYLLNTTYGVTTNEYGFYSLTAPSGSYTLVVSYIGYTEMQLPVNIDANKKLNIELKASSTQLNEVEVVAKETDKISLRSPKMSISKMSTKTIKQIPVVLGEVDVLKSIQLLPGVTNSGEGTVGFNVRGGAVDQNLVLLDEAIIYNTSHLFGFFSVFNADAIKNLNLYKGNIPAQYGGRVSSVLDIYQKDGNNKNFQLDGGIGLISSRIAAQGPIKKEKSSFLIAGRSSYAHLFLKAADQDNLAGFYDLNFKTNYQLNKNNKLYLSGYFGRDFFELGNAIENNYGNLSGNLRWNHIFNEKLFSNLSLIYSKYDYQVILDFIGLDWVSSIHNYNIKYDLKYYASPNIKLNFGLSSIHYNFDTGEVKPTNETSEINYLKLDEKRALENALYVSADHTLSDKLTVSYGLRTSFFNRLGGQTLTHYANDQPVVYNEQLGIYEEGTPISETSYKKGENIAAFTNFEPRIGLAYQVNESTAIKAGYSRAAQYLHLISNTTSATPVDVWAPSGKYIKPQLSDQYAIGVFKEIDNNAYAFELEAYYKDVKNRIDYIDGSNLIGNNTIETEILHGKSRAYGLEMLLKKNQGSLTGWLAYTLSKSEQQTPGGIAGGPGINSGEWYYTGYDRTHDISLTTNYKLNDKWSLGTNFIFQTGRPVTYPDSQYQYEGLSIANYGLRNKNRLPSYHRIDISATYVPNRKPAKRWKGEWVFGIYNLYNRKNAASITFGQNRKNGTNEATRTAIFGIVPSVTYNFTF, from the coding sequence ATGAGAAAAATCTTTTTTTTACTGATTATCTGTGTTGGCAACCACTTGCTTGCACAAGAGTACACCTTAAGTGGTACCATTAAAGATGCTGAAAACGGTGAAACTTTACTGGGTGCCAATTTGTATCTACTCAATACTACCTATGGCGTTACAACGAACGAGTATGGGTTTTACTCGTTAACAGCTCCATCAGGCAGCTATACACTCGTCGTCTCGTATATAGGGTATACAGAAATGCAGTTGCCGGTAAATATCGATGCAAATAAAAAGCTTAATATCGAACTCAAAGCATCGTCTACACAACTCAACGAAGTTGAAGTCGTTGCCAAAGAAACCGATAAAATAAGCTTGCGGTCTCCGAAAATGAGTATAAGCAAGATGAGTACAAAAACAATCAAACAGATACCTGTCGTGCTTGGTGAGGTGGATGTATTAAAATCTATACAATTACTTCCGGGAGTTACCAACAGCGGAGAAGGAACTGTCGGCTTTAATGTAAGGGGTGGTGCTGTAGATCAAAACCTGGTGCTGTTAGACGAAGCTATTATCTATAATACATCTCATCTCTTTGGCTTCTTTTCGGTATTCAACGCAGATGCCATCAAGAATTTAAATCTCTACAAAGGAAACATCCCGGCACAGTATGGGGGCAGGGTATCGTCTGTTTTGGACATCTATCAGAAAGACGGTAACAATAAGAATTTTCAACTTGATGGGGGAATTGGTCTTATTTCAAGCAGAATAGCAGCCCAGGGACCCATAAAGAAAGAAAAGAGTTCGTTTCTGATTGCAGGGCGAAGCTCGTATGCGCACCTGTTCTTAAAAGCTGCCGATCAGGATAATCTGGCCGGTTTTTACGATTTAAATTTTAAAACCAATTACCAGCTTAATAAAAACAACAAACTGTATTTATCGGGGTACTTCGGCAGGGACTTCTTTGAATTAGGGAATGCGATTGAAAACAATTACGGTAACCTCTCGGGCAATTTACGCTGGAACCATATTTTTAATGAAAAGCTCTTTTCCAACCTGTCTCTTATATACAGCAAATACGACTACCAGGTAATATTGGATTTTATTGGGTTGGACTGGGTTTCGAGTATACATAATTACAACATTAAATACGACCTTAAGTATTATGCTTCTCCCAATATAAAACTCAATTTCGGTCTGAGCAGCATTCATTATAATTTTGATACAGGCGAAGTAAAACCAACTAATGAAACCTCAGAGATCAACTATCTTAAACTCGATGAAAAAAGAGCCTTGGAAAATGCATTATACGTTAGTGCAGATCATACACTTTCTGATAAGCTAACCGTTTCGTATGGATTGCGAACAAGCTTTTTTAATCGTCTCGGAGGACAGACACTGACCCATTATGCAAACGACCAACCTGTTGTTTACAATGAGCAACTGGGTATTTATGAAGAAGGAACCCCCATTTCTGAAACCTCTTATAAAAAAGGAGAAAATATTGCTGCTTTCACAAATTTTGAACCCAGAATCGGGTTAGCGTACCAGGTCAATGAGTCAACAGCAATAAAAGCAGGTTATTCAAGGGCTGCACAATACCTGCATTTGATATCCAATACGACCTCAGCCACGCCGGTAGATGTATGGGCTCCAAGCGGAAAATATATAAAACCGCAATTGTCGGATCAATACGCTATAGGGGTATTTAAAGAAATTGATAATAATGCATATGCCTTTGAGCTTGAAGCTTATTACAAAGATGTTAAGAATAGAATTGACTATATAGACGGATCCAATCTGATAGGAAACAATACCATCGAAACAGAAATACTACATGGCAAATCGAGAGCCTACGGGTTAGAAATGTTGCTCAAAAAGAATCAGGGTTCGCTGACCGGATGGCTGGCATACACACTTTCTAAATCAGAACAACAAACCCCGGGAGGCATTGCCGGCGGACCAGGTATTAATAGCGGAGAATGGTATTATACAGGCTATGACAGAACACATGATATTTCCTTGACAACAAATTACAAACTGAATGACAAATGGAGTCTTGGTACAAATTTTATCTTCCAGACAGGGCGTCCGGTCACATATCCAGATAGCCAATATCAATACGAAGGTTTGTCGATCGCAAACTACGGACTCAGGAATAAAAACCGGTTGCCTTCATATCACAGAATTGATATTTCAGCCACCTATGTACCTAACAGAAAACCTGCAAAAAGATGGAAAGGTGAATGGGTGTTTGGCATCTATAACTTGTATAATCGCAAAAATGCCGCATCAATTACCTTTGGTCAGAACAGAAAGAACGGAACAAATGAAGCCACCCGTACGGCAATCTTTGGTATTGTACCATCAGTAACCTATAATTTCACTTTTTAA
- a CDS encoding class I SAM-dependent methyltransferase, whose product MANTKYLSCKDHTVSGEEFDLLHNEAYDMLITQPVPSLDKLHEYYKSDAYISHTDAKKSMVEKIYQKIKHLNLNKKISYINATNPGKGALLDIGTGTGDFLLIAKKKGWDVHGTEPNKKARLLAKEKGVSVSEELTVEKKKYDVITMWHVLEHVPDLKEQIKSLSRLLADNGTLFIAVPNFKSYDAKYYNEYWAAYDVPRHLHHFSKRSINKLFKEEKMVVVKILPMIFDAFYVSMLSEKYKKSKLSFVRGALTGMISNLKANSSGEYSSLIYIIKKAK is encoded by the coding sequence ATGGCCAATACCAAATACTTATCATGTAAGGACCATACAGTGTCTGGTGAAGAATTCGACTTACTGCACAATGAAGCTTATGATATGTTGATCACACAACCGGTACCGTCATTAGACAAGCTTCACGAATACTATAAAAGCGACGCCTATATATCTCATACCGATGCTAAAAAAAGTATGGTCGAGAAGATATATCAAAAAATAAAACACTTAAACCTCAATAAAAAAATCAGTTACATCAATGCAACGAATCCGGGTAAAGGCGCGCTGCTTGATATTGGTACCGGAACCGGAGACTTTTTGCTGATCGCCAAGAAAAAAGGCTGGGATGTACACGGAACAGAGCCCAATAAAAAAGCAAGGCTTTTAGCAAAAGAAAAGGGGGTAAGTGTCTCTGAAGAATTAACTGTTGAAAAAAAGAAATATGATGTGATAACCATGTGGCATGTATTAGAACATGTGCCCGATCTTAAGGAACAAATAAAATCTCTATCAAGGTTGTTAGCTGATAATGGAACCCTATTTATCGCTGTTCCAAATTTTAAATCATACGATGCGAAATACTATAATGAGTATTGGGCTGCCTACGATGTTCCGAGGCACCTGCACCATTTCTCTAAAAGATCAATAAACAAACTTTTTAAAGAAGAAAAAATGGTTGTAGTAAAAATCTTACCTATGATCTTTGATGCTTTTTATGTGAGCATGCTTTCTGAAAAATATAAAAAATCAAAACTCAGCTTTGTCAGGGGTGCTTTAACAGGAATGATCTCAAACCTGAAGGCAAATAGCAGTGGTGAATATTCATCGCTTATATATATCATCAAAAAGGCAAAATAA
- a CDS encoding LytTR family DNA-binding domain-containing protein: MNSVLQMPFNYLATRKAKLTYVITASLFTQVFLLLFQPYGLNTEMVNPQNSILNIVLFFQGIMVSTFIGISLSQFVLRPLFNIRQVSIKKYALWFLFEAVLIAMIYFGLSFVIPDLGNDFEEELTIVFQLKNVFRAIVLLLFPFMFCIVYENIQTLSKEIRELENQLVSYKKNVRKHLTEELLNIEDENGNNELSIRLDQFLYAEASNQYVLVHYVSNNELKKRIIRTRLKSLEERFAMLPIKRCHRSYLVNLINVNYLQKKGGAYAVVIEHVQKINIPVSKSYLMQIKEEIKS; encoded by the coding sequence ATGAACTCGGTATTACAGATGCCTTTTAATTATTTAGCGACCAGAAAAGCTAAACTTACTTATGTAATAACGGCTTCCCTATTTACTCAAGTCTTTTTACTGTTGTTTCAGCCATATGGATTGAATACCGAAATGGTAAACCCTCAAAACTCCATCCTTAATATCGTGTTGTTTTTTCAAGGGATTATGGTAAGTACCTTTATAGGGATTTCCTTATCGCAGTTCGTACTACGTCCTCTTTTCAATATCAGGCAGGTTAGTATAAAGAAATATGCCCTATGGTTTCTTTTTGAGGCCGTTCTGATCGCTATGATCTATTTCGGGCTGTCGTTTGTTATTCCCGATTTGGGAAATGATTTTGAAGAAGAACTCACGATCGTATTTCAGCTTAAAAATGTGTTCAGAGCTATCGTTCTGCTCTTGTTTCCTTTTATGTTCTGCATTGTTTACGAAAACATCCAAACCCTGTCTAAAGAAATACGTGAATTAGAAAATCAGCTTGTAAGTTATAAAAAGAATGTACGTAAACACCTCACAGAAGAATTACTGAATATAGAAGATGAAAACGGTAACAATGAACTCTCTATAAGACTCGATCAGTTTCTATATGCCGAAGCAAGTAATCAGTATGTCCTGGTTCATTACGTATCTAACAACGAGCTTAAAAAAAGAATCATAAGAACCCGTCTTAAAAGTCTGGAAGAACGTTTTGCAATGCTACCCATTAAGCGGTGTCACAGATCCTACCTCGTAAACCTGATAAATGTAAATTATTTGCAAAAAAAAGGCGGTGCTTACGCAGTGGTTATTGAACACGTACAAAAAATAAATATTCCGGTATCGAAATCATATCTAATGCAAATCAAAGAAGAAATAAAATCCTAG
- a CDS encoding OmpH family outer membrane protein — MKKIVLGIVMAAGFISCQQDKVAYIDNTKVINEYQEKKDIEAKFKTKIEVFDKKADSLSRAFQGEAQAFESEAKRLSQKVAQEKYNVLLQKRQAMGQQLQMEEQQLSQESQKEIDSLIKKVRSFIKDYGKDNGYTFILGANEAGSVLYGDETKDITEEILQALNDGYKK; from the coding sequence ATGAAAAAAATTGTATTAGGTATTGTTATGGCCGCCGGTTTTATTTCCTGCCAACAAGATAAAGTGGCTTATATTGATAACACAAAAGTTATAAATGAATATCAGGAGAAAAAAGATATCGAAGCTAAATTTAAAACTAAAATAGAGGTCTTCGATAAAAAAGCTGATAGTCTTTCAAGAGCGTTTCAGGGAGAAGCTCAGGCTTTTGAATCTGAAGCAAAAAGGTTATCGCAAAAGGTAGCCCAGGAAAAATATAATGTTTTGTTACAAAAGAGACAAGCCATGGGGCAACAGCTCCAGATGGAAGAGCAACAATTATCTCAGGAAAGCCAGAAAGAAATCGACAGCCTGATCAAAAAAGTGAGATCCTTTATCAAGGATTACGGAAAAGATAACGGCTATACCTTTATCTTAGGAGCTAACGAAGCGGGTAGCGTACTTTATGGTGACGAAACCAAAGATATCACTGAAGAAATATTACAGGCCCTTAACGACGGTTACAAAAAGTAA
- the ybeY gene encoding rRNA maturation RNase YbeY — translation MINFHYETTFQLDQPALYQAWIEQCIKSEECQTGELNYIFCDDDYLHKINVKYLDHDTLTDIISFDYTEGNVIGGDIFISVERVKDNSAELDIPFGDELKRVMIHGVLHYCGYPDKTKEEKTLMRQKEDEKISMFHVKHS, via the coding sequence ATGATTAATTTTCATTACGAAACAACATTTCAATTAGATCAACCAGCGTTGTACCAGGCATGGATAGAACAATGCATTAAGTCTGAAGAATGTCAAACAGGAGAACTAAATTATATTTTTTGCGACGATGATTATCTTCATAAAATAAATGTTAAATACTTGGATCACGATACCTTAACCGATATTATCAGTTTCGATTATACAGAGGGTAACGTGATAGGAGGAGATATTTTTATATCTGTCGAAAGGGTCAAAGACAATTCAGCGGAATTAGACATTCCTTTCGGAGATGAGTTAAAAAGAGTTATGATTCACGGCGTGCTTCATTACTGTGGTTATCCGGACAAGACCAAAGAAGAAAAAACATTGATGCGTCAAAAAGAAGATGAAAAAATATCAATGTTCCACGTGAAACACTCTTAA
- the mnmG gene encoding tRNA uridine-5-carboxymethylaminomethyl(34) synthesis enzyme MnmG, with product MFDKEYDVIVVGAGHAGSEAAAAAANMGSKTLLVTMNLQNIAQMSCNPAMGGIAKGQIVREIDALGGYSGIVTDKTAIQFKMLNKSKGPAMWSPRAQSDRMRFAEEWRLMLEQTRNVDFYQEMVAGLIIENDRIKGVKTSLGLSIYAKTVVLTNGTFLNGLIHIGDKQFGGGRAGEKAATGITEELVQIGFESGRMKTGTPPRVDGRSLNYSKMISQPGDDHPEKFSYSKNTKPLAAQRDCHMTYTSGLVHDLLKEGFDRSPMFNGRIKSIGPRYCPSIEDKINRFADKDRHQLFVEPEGWNTVEVYVNGFSTSLPEDVQFKALRAVEGFENVKFFRPGYAIEYDYFPPTQLKHTLETKLVDGLFFAGQINGTTGYEEAASQGLMAGINASLKAQEKDEFILKRNEAYIGVLIDDLITKGTEEPYRMFTSRAEYRTLLRQDNADIRLTHKSFNIGLAGKDRMDRVEEKLSKSNLLVNFFKDTSVKPEEANVILEEIDSSKMKQSDKMYKLFTRPNVTLDHMRQLAGVNNFITDNELDNEILEQAEIKIKYAGYIEKEKNNADKLNRLENIRIPHNFDYDKLKSLSFEAKEKLKKIKPATLSQASRISGVSPSDISVMLVYMGR from the coding sequence ATGTTTGATAAAGAATATGATGTAATTGTTGTCGGGGCAGGACATGCGGGTTCTGAAGCTGCTGCTGCTGCTGCAAATATGGGTTCAAAAACCTTATTGGTAACCATGAATCTTCAAAATATTGCCCAGATGTCGTGCAACCCTGCCATGGGAGGTATAGCAAAAGGGCAGATCGTCAGAGAGATTGATGCGTTGGGCGGATACAGCGGTATTGTTACAGACAAAACGGCCATCCAGTTCAAAATGCTTAACAAATCCAAAGGTCCTGCCATGTGGTCGCCAAGAGCGCAAAGCGACCGTATGCGGTTTGCAGAAGAATGGCGATTGATGCTGGAGCAAACCCGGAATGTCGATTTTTACCAGGAAATGGTTGCCGGACTAATTATAGAAAACGACCGAATAAAAGGTGTCAAAACCAGTCTTGGACTGAGCATCTATGCTAAAACCGTTGTGCTTACCAACGGAACTTTTTTAAATGGTTTGATTCATATTGGAGACAAGCAATTTGGCGGGGGCAGAGCAGGAGAAAAAGCAGCAACAGGAATCACCGAAGAACTTGTTCAAATAGGCTTTGAATCAGGCAGGATGAAAACAGGAACTCCACCGAGGGTTGATGGAAGATCATTAAATTATTCCAAAATGATTTCTCAGCCGGGAGATGATCATCCGGAAAAATTTTCTTATTCCAAAAACACTAAACCATTAGCAGCTCAACGGGATTGTCATATGACCTATACCAGCGGTCTGGTACATGACTTGCTAAAAGAAGGCTTTGACAGATCTCCGATGTTCAATGGTAGAATTAAAAGCATCGGCCCGAGGTACTGTCCGTCTATAGAAGACAAAATAAACCGCTTTGCAGACAAGGACAGGCATCAGCTTTTTGTTGAACCGGAGGGATGGAATACAGTAGAGGTCTATGTAAACGGGTTTTCAACCTCACTTCCGGAAGACGTTCAGTTTAAAGCATTACGTGCTGTGGAAGGTTTTGAGAATGTAAAATTCTTCAGACCCGGTTATGCCATCGAATACGATTATTTTCCGCCGACTCAATTAAAACACACCCTGGAGACAAAACTTGTTGACGGTCTGTTTTTTGCCGGACAAATAAACGGTACTACCGGATACGAAGAAGCAGCGAGCCAGGGACTCATGGCCGGGATCAATGCCAGTTTAAAAGCTCAGGAAAAAGACGAATTCATACTTAAAAGAAATGAAGCATATATTGGTGTTCTGATAGATGACTTGATTACAAAAGGCACCGAGGAACCTTACAGAATGTTCACCTCCCGCGCTGAATACAGAACATTATTAAGACAAGATAATGCCGACATCAGACTTACCCATAAATCATTTAACATCGGTTTGGCAGGAAAAGACAGAATGGATCGGGTAGAAGAAAAACTATCGAAATCTAACCTGTTGGTAAATTTCTTTAAAGACACCAGTGTAAAACCAGAAGAAGCTAATGTCATTCTAGAAGAAATCGACTCTTCTAAAATGAAACAATCCGATAAAATGTATAAGTTGTTTACACGCCCAAATGTTACATTAGATCATATGCGTCAGTTAGCAGGTGTGAATAATTTTATAACCGACAATGAATTAGATAATGAAATCCTGGAGCAGGCAGAAATCAAGATCAAATACGCCGGATATATTGAAAAAGAAAAAAACAATGCCGATAAGCTAAACCGCCTGGAAAATATCCGTATCCCTCATAATTTCGATTACGACAAACTCAAGTCATTATCTTTTGAAGCTAAAGAAAAATTAAAGAAAATAAAGCCTGCAACATTATCACAGGCATCACGGATCAGCGGAGTTTCACCAAGCGACATCAGTGTGATGTTGGTTTACATGGGCAGATAA
- a CDS encoding DUF4175 family protein, producing the protein MNNYEHIQHKLKQFIKRYHTNELIRGGILFLSIFLLYGLITLSLEHFIWFNEFGRTVLFWLFVAVTLYLIVRFLGIPVIKLLRLNKGLDEEEASKIIGNYFPEVGDKLTNLLQLSKNNTKSDLLLASIEQKSLEINPIPFHLAVNFKQNIKYLKYVFIPLSIILLVWISGKTHWFSNSYNRIIHYQTAYEPPAPFKFLVLNDRLTAIEDTPFTLQVQVAGNIIPENVSIQIKDENYYLQKKSNGLYEYKINQPKDNFEFRIYASDVYSSTYKVNVIKTPKINDFSLQIDYPLYTHKKDEVLKSTGNMNVPEGTKIRWIIHAKNTNSIHFITKDTIEDFIYDNQLFKHEKLIFSDINYKLSTNNEQLKNYEELGFSVKMIKDEHPKISIRQAVDSLNSELVYYMGQVSDDYGLKKLELVYYPANNEKDKKVLPIAVQKTTFDQFYYSFPNGIELKDGLVYSYFFRITDNDPYRGGKSTNSDIYNYNRLTQSEREEHQLEQQKNSIDNLDKSVQSTEVQKQELNKMLQLNKEKNQLNYSDRKKLENFIQRQKQQDELMKKFSKNLEENLDAFEKSETNELLKERLERQQKELEKNEKLMEEIEKLSEKIQKDQLSKRLEELSKNNTNNKRNLEQLLELTKRYYIAAKAEKLSNDLKNLAKNQEDLIKENNDSIAKNNQQKIKEDFQNTKNQLDELQKENEELKDPFKLERDKQLEQDADKEINKAQESLDQQNNEKAKQSQKNASQKMQKMANKLSMSMQAGSTESLNEDIEMLRQILDNLLQFSLDQENLMDHFYNIDDNNPNIAQYIKKQNDLKALFKHVDDSLFALSLRQPKMTEVINKNITDVYYNIDKSLEAFAETNYYIGVSNQQYAITATNELSDLLSEILDNLQQSMSQSSGNGKGSGQEMQLPDIIQSQEQINQQMQKGMKQQQEGKEGEKGKEGEVNGKQNSSELNEQMSEELFNLFQQQQQLRQVLEKQLSNKIGKGNPQQKERLLKEMERIENDLIEKGFNNETLQRMLQLKHQLLKLDNAAFEQGRKDERKSETNIKNFTNNIQNQTPDIQQYFNQVEILNRQTLPLRQIYKRKVQQYFKNDD; encoded by the coding sequence ATGAACAATTACGAACATATACAACATAAATTAAAGCAGTTTATTAAACGATACCATACTAATGAACTGATAAGAGGCGGGATATTATTTCTTTCGATATTCTTGCTTTACGGTCTTATTACCTTGTCGTTAGAACATTTCATATGGTTCAATGAATTTGGGAGAACCGTTTTATTTTGGTTGTTTGTTGCCGTTACCCTGTATTTGATTGTCCGCTTCCTGGGAATCCCGGTCATTAAACTATTAAGGCTGAATAAAGGTTTAGACGAAGAGGAAGCATCAAAAATTATTGGAAATTATTTCCCTGAAGTGGGAGATAAGCTTACGAACTTATTGCAGCTGTCAAAAAATAACACAAAATCTGATCTTCTCCTCGCCAGTATTGAACAGAAATCACTGGAAATCAACCCAATTCCTTTTCACCTAGCTGTAAATTTCAAACAAAATATAAAATATCTAAAGTATGTATTTATTCCATTATCTATTATTTTACTCGTTTGGATAAGTGGTAAAACACACTGGTTTTCAAATAGTTATAACAGAATTATTCACTACCAAACTGCCTATGAGCCGCCGGCACCTTTTAAGTTTTTAGTTCTTAATGATCGCTTAACTGCTATAGAGGACACACCATTTACACTGCAAGTGCAGGTTGCGGGGAATATAATTCCGGAAAATGTAAGCATACAGATAAAAGACGAAAACTATTATTTACAAAAGAAAAGCAACGGCTTGTATGAATACAAGATAAATCAGCCTAAAGACAACTTTGAATTTAGAATTTATGCTTCGGATGTGTATTCTTCAACCTATAAAGTAAATGTGATTAAAACTCCGAAAATAAATGATTTCAGCCTTCAGATAGATTATCCTTTATATACACATAAAAAAGATGAAGTTTTAAAAAGCACAGGGAATATGAATGTTCCTGAAGGAACTAAAATCAGATGGATTATTCATGCGAAAAACACAAATTCCATCCATTTTATCACCAAAGACACCATTGAGGATTTTATTTATGACAATCAGCTCTTTAAGCATGAAAAACTTATTTTCTCTGATATTAATTACAAACTAAGTACAAATAACGAGCAACTGAAAAACTATGAAGAATTAGGTTTCTCGGTTAAAATGATAAAAGACGAACATCCTAAAATAAGTATCAGGCAAGCTGTCGATTCGCTAAACAGTGAATTAGTATATTATATGGGACAGGTATCGGACGATTATGGTTTAAAGAAACTCGAACTTGTATATTACCCTGCAAACAATGAAAAGGATAAAAAGGTTCTGCCTATAGCTGTTCAAAAAACAACATTTGACCAGTTTTATTATTCGTTTCCAAATGGCATTGAACTTAAAGACGGACTCGTGTATTCCTACTTTTTCCGTATCACAGACAACGATCCTTACAGAGGGGGTAAAAGCACTAACAGTGACATATACAATTATAACAGGCTTACGCAGAGCGAAAGAGAAGAGCATCAGTTAGAACAACAAAAAAACAGTATTGACAATCTGGACAAATCGGTTCAATCAACCGAAGTTCAAAAACAGGAACTAAACAAAATGCTTCAGTTGAACAAGGAAAAAAACCAATTGAATTATTCGGATAGAAAGAAGCTGGAAAACTTTATTCAACGTCAAAAACAACAAGACGAACTCATGAAAAAGTTTTCAAAGAATCTCGAAGAAAATCTCGATGCATTTGAGAAAAGCGAAACAAATGAATTATTGAAGGAACGGTTGGAAAGACAACAAAAAGAGCTGGAAAAAAATGAAAAACTGATGGAAGAAATCGAAAAGCTTTCTGAAAAAATACAAAAAGACCAACTTTCTAAGAGACTTGAAGAACTTTCAAAAAACAACACAAACAACAAACGGAATTTAGAACAGCTATTGGAACTTACCAAGCGCTATTATATCGCTGCCAAAGCAGAAAAGCTTAGCAACGATCTGAAAAACTTAGCTAAAAATCAAGAAGATTTGATTAAAGAAAACAATGATAGTATTGCTAAGAATAACCAACAAAAAATTAAAGAAGATTTTCAGAATACAAAAAATCAATTAGACGAATTACAAAAAGAAAATGAAGAATTAAAGGATCCGTTTAAACTGGAACGCGACAAACAGCTGGAACAAGATGCTGACAAAGAAATAAACAAGGCCCAAGAATCATTAGATCAGCAAAACAATGAGAAAGCCAAACAATCACAAAAAAACGCTTCTCAAAAAATGCAAAAAATGGCCAATAAGCTCTCTATGTCTATGCAAGCGGGCAGCACTGAATCCCTGAACGAGGATATAGAAATGCTCAGGCAAATTCTGGATAATTTATTGCAATTTTCTTTAGATCAGGAAAATTTGATGGATCATTTCTATAATATTGACGACAATAATCCAAACATTGCTCAATACATTAAAAAACAAAATGATTTAAAGGCGCTGTTCAAACATGTAGATGACAGTCTTTTTGCACTTTCACTAAGGCAGCCAAAAATGACTGAGGTCATTAACAAAAACATTACCGATGTATATTACAATATCGATAAAAGTCTGGAAGCTTTTGCAGAAACAAATTATTATATCGGGGTTTCCAATCAGCAATACGCTATCACAGCTACTAATGAATTATCAGATCTTTTGAGTGAGATTCTAGACAACCTTCAACAATCCATGTCGCAGAGCTCCGGAAACGGAAAAGGCTCAGGGCAGGAAATGCAACTACCCGATATAATTCAATCGCAAGAGCAAATAAATCAACAAATGCAAAAGGGCATGAAGCAACAGCAAGAAGGCAAAGAAGGTGAAAAAGGTAAAGAAGGGGAGGTAAACGGAAAACAAAACAGTTCAGAACTGAACGAACAAATGAGCGAAGAATTATTTAATTTATTTCAACAACAGCAACAATTACGTCAGGTACTGGAGAAACAGTTGTCAAACAAAATTGGCAAAGGGAACCCTCAGCAAAAAGAAAGGTTATTGAAGGAAATGGAGCGTATCGAAAACGATCTTATAGAAAAAGGTTTTAATAACGAAACATTACAACGAATGCTACAATTAAAGCATCAGTTATTAAAGTTAGACAACGCAGCTTTTGAACAAGGTCGGAAAGATGAGCGCAAAAGCGAAACAAACATCAAGAATTTCACCAATAACATTCAAAACCAAACTCCTGACATACAACAATATTTTAATCAGGTTGAAATTTTAAACAGACAAACCTTACCTTTGCGGCAAATTTACAAACGTAAGGTTCAACAGTATTTTAAGAACGATGATTAA